A DNA window from Methanobrevibacter thaueri contains the following coding sequences:
- a CDS encoding transposase, with product WEFDYNLQIGVDEYKGIIVSSSLTQNPTDVFELIPQIEQIKEIFGALAPNTQISADNGYSTNENIDYLVENHLDGYISTRKLSRKLKKINKKDKPFGKDKFIFDHEKNTYICPMGQILENQKSYKNNSRIAYWTNNCKTCPKHQECCGKRYNRIITDYGNPNKIKMLRKMETDWAQEIYKKRSKTAEWPFGNIKQNLKVTEFNTTGLKRTQTEAKLLAISHNLKRIYNETIQNELIHQNNKQNT from the coding sequence TGGGAATTTGATTACAATTTACAAATAGGAGTAGACGAATATAAAGGAATAATCGTATCATCATCACTCACACAAAATCCAACAGACGTATTCGAACTAATACCTCAAATAGAACAAATAAAAGAAATATTTGGTGCTTTAGCACCAAATACACAAATTTCAGCCGACAATGGCTACTCAACAAACGAAAACATAGACTATCTAGTAGAAAACCACCTAGATGGCTACATATCCACACGAAAACTCTCAAGAAAACTCAAAAAAATCAATAAAAAAGATAAACCATTTGGAAAAGACAAATTCATCTTCGATCATGAAAAAAACACATATATCTGCCCAATGGGTCAGATACTTGAAAACCAAAAAAGTTACAAAAACAACTCACGAATAGCATACTGGACAAACAACTGCAAAACATGCCCAAAACACCAAGAATGCTGTGGAAAAAGATACAATAGAATCATAACCGATTATGGAAATCCAAATAAAATAAAAATGCTCAGAAAAATGGAAACAGATTGGGCTCAAGAAATCTACAAAAAACGATCAAAAACAGCAGAATGGCCATTTGGAAATATAAAACAAAATCTAAAAGTAACAGAATTCAACACAACTGGACTAAAAAGAACACAAACAGAAGCAAAATTACTCGCAATATCACACAATTTAAAACGAATATACAACGAAACAATACAAAACGAACTCATACACCAAAACAACAAACAAAATACCTGA
- a CDS encoding class I SAM-dependent methyltransferase: protein MKCVKVPLRQLNDTRIKLMENGLMNMEYRIKASDEWGYIPINEDIDDYEIVDIELEPMKKVPHNFSELLKDELSEKEIDGLRTSFDTIGDVVILEIPEDLQDKKLKIGEAALKFTKRKAIYMKKSAVKGTTRVRELEFLAGVDDSVTIHKEHGARLKLDVRKVYFSPRLATERKRVMESVADGERILDMFCGIGPFPIVIAKNRNVDITAVDINDEAIKYLDENIELNKLKGSIKTYCGDVREVSESFNSKFDRIIMNLPGLAYTFLDVAFDLIEENGIINYYEFSDSYEQGIERLNDAAAKSGKEVKIINCRKVKSTSPGEWHVAIDGKIVKK from the coding sequence ATGAAATGTGTGAAAGTTCCATTAAGACAATTAAATGATACCCGTATAAAATTAATGGAAAATGGGCTAATGAATATGGAATATAGGATTAAAGCAAGCGACGAATGGGGATATATTCCAATCAATGAAGACATCGACGATTATGAGATTGTGGACATTGAATTAGAGCCTATGAAAAAAGTTCCACACAATTTTTCTGAACTTCTCAAGGACGAATTGAGCGAGAAGGAGATTGACGGCCTGAGAACATCCTTTGACACCATTGGGGATGTTGTTATTTTAGAGATACCTGAAGATTTGCAGGACAAAAAACTTAAAATTGGCGAAGCTGCGCTTAAATTTACAAAAAGAAAAGCCATCTACATGAAAAAAAGCGCAGTCAAGGGCACAACACGTGTGAGGGAACTTGAATTCCTCGCAGGAGTTGACGATTCCGTGACAATCCATAAGGAACACGGAGCACGCTTGAAGCTTGACGTGCGCAAGGTCTATTTTTCACCTAGATTGGCGACCGAGCGAAAGCGAGTGATGGAAAGCGTTGCAGACGGTGAAAGAATCCTGGACATGTTCTGTGGAATCGGACCGTTTCCTATTGTCATTGCAAAAAACAGGAATGTTGACATCACTGCAGTAGACATCAACGATGAGGCAATCAAATACCTTGATGAGAACATTGAGTTGAACAAGCTAAAGGGCAGCATAAAAACATATTGCGGAGATGTCCGTGAGGTGAGCGAATCATTTAACTCAAAGTTCGACAGGATAATCATGAATCTTCCTGGACTTGCATACACTTTCCTTGATGTTGCATTTGATTTGATTGAAGAAAATGGAATAATCAACTATTATGAGTTCTCAGATTCATATGAACAGGGAATAGAACGATTAAATGATGCAGCAGCAAAATCTGGAAAAGAAGTAAAAATAATCAACTGCAGAAAGGTAAAATCAACATCACCTGGCGAATGGCACGTTGCCATCGACGGAAAAATAGTAAAAAAATAG
- a CDS encoding GNAT family N-acetyltransferase — protein MDCFLKKFNELSLDELYGIIKLRLEVFVVEQDCVYQDLDDKDQVSYHLFLKDNDEIIAVLRIIPENVSFDEMAIGRLIVKKPYRGRGLSKMMMEKAIEFITSDLGKDRIRLSGQAYLTDFYIGLGFRKVSDEYLEDGIKHFEFLYGA, from the coding sequence ATGGATTGCTTTTTGAAGAAATTCAATGAATTGTCTCTTGATGAGCTGTATGGGATAATCAAATTAAGACTGGAAGTCTTTGTTGTTGAGCAGGATTGTGTATATCAGGACTTGGATGACAAGGACCAGGTCTCTTACCATCTTTTTTTAAAGGATAATGATGAAATCATTGCCGTTTTAAGGATTATTCCGGAAAATGTCTCATTTGATGAAATGGCAATAGGCAGATTGATTGTCAAAAAGCCATATCGTGGCAGGGGATTGTCGAAAATGATGATGGAAAAGGCTATCGAATTCATCACGAGTGATTTGGGCAAGGATAGAATCAGGCTTTCCGGCCAGGCCTATCTGACTGATTTTTACATTGGCCTGGGCTTTAGGAAGGTTTCCGACGAATACCTGGAAGACGGCATAAAGCATTTCGAGTTTTTATATGGGGCATAA
- the dph5 gene encoding diphthine synthase, with protein MFYLVGLGLFDEKDISLKGLECLKNVDKIYAEFFTSRLFGSSFEAIEELVGQEIEVLVRGEVEEEHKFIEEAKTSDVALVTGGDPLIATTHSDFLVQCSKKGIDYEVIHGSSILSSAPAISGLQGYKFGKVTTIPFPDYNFYPKSPYEAIEENLKMDLHTLVLLDIQAHKDRYMTVNQGLEYLMNIKNDLDREGLITEDTLAMGIARVGSNDVVVRAGRISELIDFDFGGPLHCIIIPSKLHIVEAEYLVEIAGADESILDDV; from the coding sequence ATGTTTTATTTAGTTGGTTTAGGATTATTTGATGAGAAGGACATATCCCTTAAGGGTTTGGAATGTTTAAAAAATGTTGATAAGATTTATGCTGAGTTTTTCACATCACGCCTGTTCGGTTCAAGCTTTGAAGCTATTGAGGAGCTGGTCGGTCAGGAAATTGAGGTCTTGGTCAGAGGAGAAGTTGAAGAGGAGCATAAATTCATTGAGGAGGCCAAGACAAGCGATGTGGCATTGGTCACAGGTGGAGATCCGTTGATTGCAACCACCCATAGCGATTTTTTAGTTCAATGCTCTAAAAAGGGAATTGATTATGAGGTTATTCACGGGTCATCAATCTTGTCTTCAGCACCTGCCATTTCAGGATTGCAGGGCTACAAGTTCGGTAAAGTCACAACCATTCCTTTCCCAGACTATAATTTCTATCCTAAATCACCTTATGAAGCCATTGAGGAAAATCTTAAGATGGATTTGCACACTTTGGTTTTGCTTGATATTCAGGCCCACAAGGACCGTTACATGACTGTCAATCAGGGTTTGGAATATCTGATGAACATTAAAAATGACTTGGACCGTGAGGGTTTAATCACTGAGGACACATTGGCAATGGGAATAGCCCGTGTCGGATCCAATGATGTCGTTGTCCGTGCGGGCAGGATATCCGAGCTGATTGATTTTGATTTCGGAGGCCCTCTTCACTGTATCATAATACCGTCCAAGCTCCACATTGTCGAGGCCGAATACTTGGTTGAAATTGCCGGAGCGGATGAAAGCATTCTTGATGATGTTTGA